The following nucleotide sequence is from Coffea eugenioides isolate CCC68of chromosome 3, Ceug_1.0, whole genome shotgun sequence.
TCCACAAGTAACAAACATGAAGAATTACTCAAATGGGAAGACAAATGAAAAATGTGGATGCTCACAATTGAGACTTTTGTCATCACTAACCAAGAAGAAAACATTCGTGTACAGATTAAAGGCTCAAATACTTGGTCGTGCATATCATTGCAGACAAAAAGGAACTCAACTCAAATAAACCAGCAGAAGGACCTTCTGTACAGGTTAAAGGCTCAAATACTTGGTCATGCATATCATTGCAGACAAAAAGGAACTCAACTCAAATGAACCAACAGGAGgaccttcaaaaaaaaaaccatgcgAGATGATTTAAAAATTGTGGCAACTTTCATAAGCACATTTTGTGGGCAATGGTTTGGCGCAAAATCACTCttgatgaaattgaaaattgaagCACTTTTCTATGAGAAGCACTTCAACACTTACAACTCTCTCAGTTTACTTTCTCAGTTCAACAAAGGCTCTATCGCATACCATCTAATGTCAGCTAAGCTGAGTTAGTTTATGTCAAGTAACAATAAGTACCACAAGTGTAATATATGTATAAAGATATAAACAGAAAGTAACAATGCTAAAGAGCTATAGGAAGAACCTCAACAAGGGCCAGGGTGTTAAGATTAGGGGATAGTGTCGGCTTAACACCTTTGGCTGCAATGACTTCCTCTGGTGTCCTACATGTACATCAACATTAGACACAAGAACATAAGTAGAAGGCAATATGAAAAGATTTAATGAAGAGGTCTCTTAATAAATGAAGACTAAGCTGAAGTGAGAAATTGAACTCAGCATACCTTGCTAGGACAGGTCTTGGGGTAAATCTATCTTCAGGATCACTTGAGCAAATTAAAGAGAGAATTAGGAACCCAGACAACAGAAGAAAtgaaaacttttcaaaattaaatccATTGTAGAATAAACAAACTTCTTGGAACATCACGAAATGGTAAACTACCTCTGGACACAAATAACAGCTTCTACCATGCCAGTTTTAAGCATTTCCACGGCAATTGTTGTAACTATTCCAGTCCACTGAGCTCCTACAAATCAACAGCATAAGTCAAGACATATGAATCACCTAATGCATCTCAAAAAGAATAAAGGACATAAAGCTGTCCAGCAATTCAAGATGCCACAAAATCAAAGCCGCAATCACCAGAGCCATGAGTTATTCAACAGCATTAATCAGGACATATAAATCACCTAATACATATCAAAAAGAATCTGTCAGGTAATTCAAGATGCCTCAAAATCAAAGCCGGAATCACCAGATACACGGATTAAAAAGAATTCATCATAACTGTTAGCTTAAGACAGGTATGTTTCGACAGAAAACCAACTTCAGCCAATTTTTCACCTACAAGAATAGAAAAATCACAGACATAGAGGGGCAAAAGAAGTAAAGTACAAAAGCGTCTGGAAGATCCTCGCTGCCTACATTCCGCTTCTATTGGCCAAATTGATTATATACACAGTTTAAATGTAACATACAATAATTTTGTAACTCTTATTAAAACTCTTATATTAtagatttatttaaaaattttggaatATAGAAATCTTGAGAGTGAAAAACATTAATGATAAAACTAAATGAAGggcattttatttaattagcTATAATATTTTATGGAATCACCAAACTCCTTCCAAATAAACTCAGATGAGCCTCTATCAAGAAGTAGCAGCACCGGATAAAAGACAAAAGCATCAAGTTTAAGTTAGTTATCTAGCATCTAAATTTCTCTACTTATAAAATGTGTTCAAGAACTCAATATGCTTACCATCAACAGGCTTAATTTTTCGAGCATACAAAAGATTCTCATAGACCCCCAGGTACACCTCATCCAGCGAATCTGCTTTCCTCCCTCGGCCATGGACCATCTGTTCTAAGGCCTGAGGCAAAACGAACAAGAAAACAGCACAGACTGTAATTCACAGTCAAGAAATATTTGTTATTGCAAGATACTGCACGCACAAAACTGGAAACTTTTTACCGATCTCAAAGAGTCACTATTGCTAAACCAGGGCTTAGGAGGAAATTCCTAGGACACTTTGAATGTAAAGATATATAGCATTACGGTTATCTCTTACCATGTGAGAAAGCATTTATTTGGTGCGTAATTTCAATTGTCTACCACATCCAAAAAACAACTATGCAGCTTAATTGACTTCATAAAATTTAATTCTTAAATTTAGACATAACTCTATCCTGAAGCAAATGCCAATGAGAAATAACTTAAATCACGACTAGAGTCACAAGGTTTGTAGAAAGGAGAAATTTAACATCCTCTTAAAGAATCTGGTTTTTTTGCATATCTACAGGAGTTCATCTACTTCACGTGActataaatttaaatatttcaCAAGAATCTGTGCTGCATAACATTAGCACCAGTACAAACTCTATTGATGGCTCAGAGGCCTAAGGAAGAAAATGTGGCACAACAAATAAGACTTGAATGTTGGACAAACCTATCTTTACATGCTAAGTAGCTCGTCAAAATGAACATCGTATAGTTTAGAAAGAGAGAATTCTTTGATTTAGTAGAAAATTTGTATAGCTAACTACTTTCTTCCTAAGCTAAAGGTTCCAGAGTACTTAATCAAACAACATTTGTACTTCATTTTTCCAATTCTCAAAGATTTCATATGCAAGAATTTTTTGACTTCAGAGACAAAGTTTCAGATCAATGAACCACCAAAGGACAAGCTAAAATGTTCTAGGTGGGTGCCAACAGACTTCTGTCTAATGCTCCACTTTGGCTATTGTAGAGACTACCACAATGCACCTACAAATTACAGAATCCTAAAAGCTGCACCATGCACGGTGGGAGCTACCTTTAGAATCCTTACAGATGACATAGGGAGTTTGTGGAGGGAGATCAAATTGCATTTATTCCAAATAGATTACTTAGAGATTCTTTTATAAGTAAGTAAAACTTAGGATGGTATTCTTCCAGCTACCCACTCCGTTCGGGCTGTTACAATATACTAATACTCAATAAGCCTCTCACTTTAATTATGATTGCCACCTGTTATCTCATTCCAATAGATGGAGATTAAGAAATAATATCACTCCCCCAGCTTTATATTGCACGCTCGAACAGTTTAAACTGTTAAATAAAACATTAGTTCCATATCATACAAAATATTATCCCCGTATGCTACAGAAATTGGACAACTAAAAAGCATGATAAATAGACAAAGCTGGAAAAACTCACTTCAATTCTGGACATGCCATCTCCTAGAAAAGCACAAGCATTCTTGACATGGGCAATATAATAAGTATCACACAACCCGCATTTACTgccaaaccaagaaatcaagGGAACCAATTTCAGCcacttcaaaatttaattacCGTTACTGTAACTAAGcataaagaaacaaaatccaAGTAGATTATtctttataaaaataaaaaatacaatGATTCCCAACAAGGGCTTTCAAGAAAATGCGAAAATTTAAACCTGCAGTGGTCCTTTGCTGGATAGACCCCACCAGGAGGAATTGGTCTGGACTTTTTCCTCCAGTCCTCCCTTAATTTCACTGACTTTGAGCTTGAATTTGAACTTGTTTCTGCAAAATTCTCCGCAGCATTAGCAAAAATGAGCATAAAAGAAGAACATGTACAACATATCtatatttgaagagaaaaaaaagaaaagaaagaaactatTTTTcagctttttatcaaacatttTCTTAAACACTCAAGACGTGTCTTTTTCTGTATAACTTCCGTGAGATTTTGTGTGTGTTTTAGAGTGTGACAGAGAAAGAGTGAGGGACCTTTGGAGGAAGAAACAACCGAGAAGGAGAAGGGGGGAGAGGGAAATGGGCAGTACGTTCCACTGACTACGGCCATGGAGAAAGGTGCAAGGACTGAAGAGAAGTGTGTGTTCTGTGTGTAAAAGCTACTTAGGCGCCATTAATATTGGATAACGGTGAAAATGAGCCACGCCAAGACGACGATGTCGTTTTGGATCCTGTAACTGTATTGGTAAACTGTAGGATACGGGGCAGGAGTGGTCCTCAGAAGGGGgaccgctcctgaacggtcCCCTCACAAGCTTCAAGGAATGGAGCAAAATAAGCCACGTCAACTGGTTGTGTTGAAGGAAAAAAACGTCACCGTTtgacgaaagaaaaaaaataagattgaCGGACTCCGTCTCCTCTAAACGGaagatttgaaattttgaaaatgaagttgaaaatTTGAATTAGCCGCACAAAACAAaaccgagagaagaaagcaAGTTGGGTATGTCATTGTTGCTTGGCTGACGTGAAATTAGGTGGAGAGAGTTGGGTTATGGCATcagaagaagaaggaagaaggtAAACAGTTAGAAAGCTGTAAAAGAAGGCCAACGATCTCTTCAGAAATTGTGTGAGCAATGCGGGCAAGACAGGCGGCAAGGTAGAAGCGAATTAAAGAGGAAATTCATTATTTGACGTTGCCCACCATTTTTTGTGCAACTTAATAGCAGAAGCAACTGTGCATATGGGCATTCGGTGAAACAAAAAGCTCTCAACGGGCCAAGGTAACGTGATTCAACCATATCAACAACTTTGTGAATCTTATACCAGCAACTTTTCTGAATGTTAGATTCAGTAAAGACATAATATGAAGATAATAGAAGAATAGTCAATGTGTACTGTATGTGTGTGTGAGAGCGTGCAGTTTTGCAGTGATGAACTATTTAACAAGTGAATGAATGTACATGCTGCTGTAGATAAGTTACAGGTTATAACCACCCTATTACAATCTTTGTGCATCCACTAGTATTGGTCCATGGTTATCACGCAATCTTAGTTTGCCCCTCTGTTGAGTATGCAGTGTGTATAAAATGGAGGTCTGGGGTTTGACCTAGGAAAAGCAGAGGAAAAGatatatgtgaataataaatAGATGTACCTGGTTTTGTAAGTAAATTACATGATGTAAGAAATGTATTAGAATGAGTAAAAAATGCTTGTTTGGCCCTGAAAATGTAGAAATAGTAGAAAATGCACAGGAATTGGCTTAGGCGATTGTCAGTAATGAATTACATAACGTCCAATGAAACAAAGTACCTAGAACCTAAATATAATCACCAGAGTGGATGTACATATAGTTAAAATAGACTTACATGGAGTGAAAAACACATTACAGTCCGTATAACTTAGTGTACATGGAGTTATATTTGTACATAGATAATGCCATTGTATTAGAGTAAAAGTAAAGTGATGTGAATCATTAATCATATCGATGGGACTAATAATAGAATTTCGTATACGAGTAATGTGTGTAACATAACATATTATAAACGGTAATACACACTTATGTTGTCGTTTACATACATACTATTCATGAACTATTGTAAATTATGGTGTTGGATGCATAATTGGTAGGAGCAGAAGTAATGAATTGTAGAGAAATTGGCAGAAGATGGGACTCATGAGTTAGGAATGGAGTTCAACATGGAAGAGGATGCGTACAAGTTTTACAACAAATATGCCTTTAAAATGGAATTTAGTGTACGCAAAGACTATTTAAATGAAGACAAAGACTATTTAGTCTATTTTATGCGGTTGTCATTAACGAATGACATAAGGTCCAGTGAGCTAAAGAATCTagaatcaaaatataatcaCCAGCGTGGATGTACATACAGTTAAAATAGACTTACATCGTGTGACCAATACATTACAATccgtataagttagtgtacatgGAGTTGTATTTGTACACAGATTGTCTTAGAGTAAAAGTAAGGTGATGTGAATCATTAATCATATTGATAGCGTAATAATAGAATTTGGTATACGAGTAATGTATGATTCATAACACATTATGAATggtaatatacatatatgttGTCGTTTATGTACATACTATTCATGAAGTGTTGCAAATTAGGGTGTTTGATGCATAATTGGCAGGATCAGAAGTAATGGATTGCAGCAAATTGGCAGAAGATGGGACCCCTGAATTAGGAATGGAGTTCAACAGTGAAGAGGATGCGTACCAGTTTTACAACAAATATGCCTTTAAAATGGGTTTTAGTGTACGTAAAGACTATCTGAATAAAGACAAAGACGGCGTGACCACGTCTAGGAGATATAGTTGCTGCAAGGAAGGTGTAAAGCGCAAGTACGAAGGTGATGTGATGCCAAAGAGGACACGAGCGCCGACGAAAACAGGGTGTGGAGCTAAAATGGTTATCGTGTTGTTTAGAGGAACAATGAAGTACCGTGTGCATGACATTGTCTTAGAGCATAACCATGAGTTGCACATTGTTCAATGTGCGCACATGATGCCATCACAAAGAAAAGTGAGCGAGGCTCAAGGATTCCAAGCTGAAATAAGCGAGGACGCTGGGCTTTCATTGAAACAGAGTCATGAACTTATGGGAAAGGAGGCAGGTGGGATGGGAAATGTGGGATATACTCGGGAAGACCTGAAACGATATCTTCGTACTCGACGGGAAAGGAGTTTGAAATATGGAGAAGCAGGTAGCATGCTGAATTATTTTCAAGAGCAAACACTCGAGAATCCATCATTTTTTCATGCCGTACAGTTGGACTGTGAAGAGCAGATAACGAATATCTTTTGGGCTGATGCAGGAATGTTAATTGACTACAAATTTTTTGGAGACGTAGTCACATTCGAtacaacctacaaaacaaataaagaataccGGCCACTTGGAGTGTTTGTGGGTTTTAACCAACATAGGCAAATTGTGATATTCGGTGCTGCCCTTATGTATGATGAGACTATAGATTCTTTCAAATGGGTGTTTGGTACATTTCTAGAAGCAATGTGCGGAAAGCGTCCAAGTACCATACTAACCGACCAAGATCATGCCATGGCAGCCGCTCTTTCAGTTGTTATGCCTGAAACATTTCACGGTCTATGTACGTTTCACATAAGGCGTAATTTTATGAAACATCTTGGCAATCACTACAAGGAAAATAGTGATCTTCCATACATGTTTGGTGCCTGCATGTATGAGTTTGAAGAAGTGGAACAATTCAATAGGGTGTGGGAGGCGATGGTGAAGAAACACAatcttgaaaataatgaatggcTCTCAGGGTTGTACAAAATTCGTGATAAATGGGCAAGGTGCAtgatgaaagaaagatggaCCGCGGGAATGCGAAGCACCCAACTCAGCGAAAGCCTAAATGCAGCaattaaaaatcatttgaaactggATCATGACCTTGTGCAGTTCTTTAGACATTTCAATCGGGTGGTTGATGAAAAGAGACATAATGAACTGATCGCAGAATATGAAATGAGGCAAAAGCTCCCCATGGTCGGGTTAAGGCAAACACCTATGCTCGTGCATGCATCAGAGACGTATTCACCAACCGTATTTGTTGCATTCCAAAATGAATATGGCGAGTCAACAGCTATGGTTATATTGAGACAGCAAGATGCAGCGATGATTGTGGAGTTTGCGGTCATGAGGTATGATGGAGGACCTGAAAGAATAGTGGTATTCAATCGGAATGATCTAAGTGTACGTTGTAGTTGCAAAAAATACGAGAATGAAGGCATTTTATGTGGGCACGCGTTGAAGGTGTTTGATACTGTGGGCATAAAAATAATTCCTCCTGAATACATTAAGAGGCGATGGACAAAAAGAGCTCGGGCTGGAGACTGTTTTGATCGGCGAAGACGGGAAGTTGTGGCTGATCCTAAAATAATGATTTCAACTCGTTATCGGGAGCTCGCTCCAGCCATGATTAAGGTCGCAACTCGAGCAGCAATGTCGGAGGACACCAGCAAAGTAGCAATCACTGTCATATCCGATTTGGCAAAGAGAGTTGAGCTCCTCCTCTCAGAAAGTGAAGAACAACCtttgcaaaatcaaaaaaatctgaATATGGAGGAAcgggataaaattgaaattgtgAATGAAATGGGGGAGGCAGTAGTCGCAAGAGGCATTAAAAAACGAGGTGGTGGGAAGAAAAGTAGAGTGATGCGAAGTTGGATCGATAAATTTGACagagtaaaaagaaaatctagatTATCAAGGACTACACAGACTACggtatggatcaaattttggtaCTCGGGGAACATTTATGCTAAAACTAAGTTATCGTTATGCTATTAACTAAAGTTTAGGTATCATTCATGATGAAATAATATTATTGCCGTGTCAATACTGTAGGCCTCAGAATCGGAGCCGACATCGGTTTCAATTGAGGAATACATGTTTATGGGATGTCGTTCATCTACTGACTCTGTTTCGGTTAGTATAAAACGGACATGACCGTTGcttttatttggatgtttctaacAGCATCAATAGTTACATTGATCTTACATTGTGTGATAATGTTGTTACGGCTGTCATCCCTCCTGATATACCTATTTTGACTGTCTTATACAATGATTTGGTCCATACGAAACTCGTAGACGCATTCAATGAGCCAGACAGTGAATGGCCCTCCAAACGCTATTGCTCCGAATATCGATGAAAGTGAAACGGTATGTATATATTTAGTAGTTAAAATAAAGACCTTCTTATTCGTGTAGTAGAGCTACCTTTTTTTTCGGGTTagtatcagaaacctcccttgaggtttcttctaatcacacctAGAACCCCTCATGTTTTcgaaatcacacttagcacccctgAAATGACAACTTTGGTATCATTATCAGCCCCTCATTATTTTTGTT
It contains:
- the LOC113765887 gene encoding protein FAR1-RELATED SEQUENCE 5-like, with translation MDCSKLAEDGTPELGMEFNSEEDAYQFYNKYAFKMGFSVRKDYLNKDKDGVTTSRRYSCCKEGVKRKYEGDVMPKRTRAPTKTGCGAKMVIVLFRGTMKYRVHDIVLEHNHELHIVQCAHMMPSQRKVSEAQGFQAEISEDAGLSLKQSHELMGKEAGGMGNVGYTREDLKRYLRTRRERSLKYGEAGSMLNYFQEQTLENPSFFHAVQLDCEEQITNIFWADAGMLIDYKFFGDVVTFDTTYKTNKEYRPLGVFVGFNQHRQIVIFGAALMYDETIDSFKWVFGTFLEAMCGKRPSTILTDQDHAMAAALSVVMPETFHGLCTFHIRRNFMKHLGNHYKENSDLPYMFGACMYEFEEVEQFNRVWEAMVKKHNLENNEWLSGLYKIRDKWARCMMKERWTAGMRSTQLSESLNAAIKNHLKLDHDLVQFFRHFNRVVDEKRHNELIAEYEMRQKLPMVGLRQTPMLVHASETYSPTVFVAFQNEYGESTAMVILRQQDAAMIVEFAVMRYDGGPERIVVFNRNDLSVRCSCKKYENEGILCGHALKVFDTVGIKIIPPEYIKRRWTKRARAGDCFDRRRREVVADPKIMISTRYRELAPAMIKVATRAAMSEDTSKVAITVISDLAKRVELLLSESEEQPLQNQKNLNMEERDKIEIVNEMGEAVVARGIKKRGGGKKSRVMRSWIDKFDRVKRKSRLSRTTQTTASESEPTSVSIEEYMFMGCRSSTDSVSTHSMSQTVNGPPNAIAPNIDESETGHRLANQGPPRSVPTEWMHPRFSIFSKYNSVRDVLMEERAALLTHCDVDAYHVFAPSPQGRNNTQGLQLRADVAAPENEIDE